The following are from one region of the Colias croceus chromosome 4, ilColCroc2.1 genome:
- the LOC123690991 gene encoding probable nuclear transport factor 2 isoform X1 yields MALNPQYDAIGKGFVQQYYTLFDDPAQRQNLANMYNVESSFMTFEGVQLQGAVKIMEKLNALTFQKIGRIITSVDSQPMFDGGVLINVLGRLQCDDDPPHPYMQTFVLKPLGDSFFVQHDIFRLGIHDIA; encoded by the exons atggCGCTTAATCCACAATACGATGCAATTGGAAAAGGTTTTGTGCAacaatattatactttattcgaTGATCCGGCACAACGGCAAAACCTTGCTAATATGTACAAC GTAGAATCCTCATTTATGACGTTTGAAGGGGTTCAACTACAAGGTGCTGTTAAAATCATGGAAAAACTTAAT GCTTTAACATTTCAAAAGATTGGAAGAATAATAACATCAGTTGATTCACAACCTATGTTTGATGGTGGAGTTCTAATTAATGTTCTTGGAAGGTTGCag TGTGATGACGATCCGCCACATCCCTACATGCAAACTTTCGTCTTAAAGCCACTCGGAGATTCGTTCTTTGTTCAGCATGATATATTCCGTCTCGGAATCCATGATATtgcttaa
- the LOC123690991 gene encoding probable nuclear transport factor 2 isoform X2 — MALNPQYDAIGKGFVQQYYTLFDDPAQRQNLANMYNVESSFMTFEGVQLQGAVKIMEKLNALTFQKIGRIITSVDSQPMFDGGVLINVLGRLQTDDDLPHGYFQTFVLKPIGNSFYVEHDMFRLALHDV, encoded by the exons atggCGCTTAATCCACAATACGATGCAATTGGAAAAGGTTTTGTGCAacaatattatactttattcgaTGATCCGGCACAACGGCAAAACCTTGCTAATATGTACAAC GTAGAATCCTCATTTATGACGTTTGAAGGGGTTCAACTACAAGGTGCTGTTAAAATCATGGAAAAACTTAAT GCTTTAACATTTCAAAAGATTGGAAGAATAATAACATCAGTTGATTCACAACCTATGTTTGATGGTGGAGTTCTAATTAATGTTCTTGGAAGGTTGCag ACAGATGATGATCTACCACATGgatattttcaaacatttgtGTTGAAGCCAATAGGAAATTCTTTTTATGTTGAACATGATATGTTCAGGCTGGCACTTCATGATGTTTAA